One stretch of Halobaculum marinum DNA includes these proteins:
- a CDS encoding phosphoribosylanthranilate isomerase produces the protein MVRVKICGVTNGADLRAVADAGADAVGVISSVPVDSPREVDLAQAANLLSTAPPFLTAVLVTMPETPEDAVDAVRTVTPDVLQLHGEFTPDEIGYIRAETETKVVPVVDYDEPDRARALDEAADALLIDSTDESGGGGTGETGDWAAAADLVRELVSPVVLAGGLTPENVAEAAATVEPFAVDVASGVERSPGAKDHAAVSRFVRNAGRALGEAEEVYE, from the coding sequence ATGGTCCGGGTGAAGATCTGCGGCGTCACGAACGGCGCGGACCTGCGGGCGGTCGCCGACGCCGGCGCCGACGCGGTCGGCGTCATCTCGTCGGTCCCCGTCGACTCCCCCCGAGAGGTCGACCTCGCGCAGGCGGCGAACCTGTTGTCGACGGCCCCACCGTTCCTCACGGCGGTGCTCGTCACGATGCCCGAGACGCCCGAGGACGCCGTCGACGCGGTGCGGACGGTGACGCCGGACGTGCTCCAACTCCACGGCGAGTTCACCCCCGACGAGATCGGGTACATCCGCGCGGAGACGGAGACGAAGGTGGTGCCCGTCGTCGACTACGACGAACCCGACCGCGCGAGGGCCCTCGACGAGGCCGCCGACGCCCTGCTGATCGACTCCACCGACGAGTCGGGCGGCGGCGGCACCGGCGAGACGGGCGACTGGGCCGCCGCCGCGGACCTCGTCCGGGAACTCGTCTCGCCGGTCGTGCTCGCGGGCGGCCTGACCCCCGAGAACGTCGCGGAGGCCGCCGCGACGGTCGAACCGTTCGCCGTCGACGTGGCCAGCGGCGTCGAACGGTCGCCCGGCGCGAAAGACCACGCCGCCGTCTCACGGTTCGTCCGCAACGCCGGGCGGGCGCTCGGCGAGGCCGAGGAGGTGTACGAGTGA
- the trpG gene encoding anthranilate synthase component II gives MRVTVVDNYDSFTYNLVEYVSDLRIDGAAPDITVLKNAATLDEVRDTDPDAIIISPGPGHPKNDRDVGVTMAVLRELSPEVPTLGVCLGLEAAVYEYGGTIGHAPEPIHGKAFPVDHDGEGVFRGLEQGFRAGRYHSLVATEVPECFVVSATTDHDGEELVMGVRHREHPIEAVQFHPESVLTAVGHDVIENFLRGV, from the coding sequence ATGAGAGTCACCGTCGTCGACAACTACGACTCGTTCACGTACAACCTCGTGGAGTACGTCTCGGACCTCCGCATCGACGGCGCGGCGCCCGACATCACCGTGCTGAAGAACGCAGCCACGCTCGACGAGGTGCGCGACACCGACCCCGACGCGATCATCATCTCGCCGGGGCCGGGGCACCCGAAGAACGACCGCGACGTGGGCGTCACGATGGCCGTGCTCCGCGAGCTGTCGCCCGAGGTGCCGACGCTCGGGGTCTGTCTCGGGCTGGAGGCCGCGGTGTACGAGTACGGCGGCACCATCGGCCACGCGCCCGAACCGATCCACGGGAAGGCGTTCCCCGTCGACCACGACGGCGAAGGCGTGTTCAGGGGGCTGGAGCAGGGTTTCCGGGCGGGTCGCTACCACTCGCTGGTCGCCACCGAGGTGCCCGAGTGCTTCGTCGTCTCGGCGACGACCGACCACGACGGCGAGGAACTCGTGATGGGCGTGCGCCACCGCGAGCACCCCATCGAGGCGGTGCAGTTCCACCCCGAGTCCGTGCTGACGGCGGTGGGCCACGACGTGATCGAGAACTTCCTCCGCGGCGTCTGA
- the trpE gene encoding anthranilate synthase component I, with amino-acid sequence MSHEDERSESSNRAESEAARGDEAAPTLSRSREAFVDLVEGGDGARVVYETATLDTDVEPLTAYAALADRADHSFLLESAEKVASSDPDGAFAPGSRRRGDARSDGGTDGDAERHARFSFVGYDPEAVLSVGPGGTELTELGPAADYVEMAGPEAGDTVDRVRAAMPDLDRVGFPDNDRQTLDGGFVGFLAYDAVYDLWLEEVGVERPDPVVPDAEFVLTTRTLAFDDREGSVSLVFTPVVGPDDDPGEVYDRLAAEAADVQDTLRAADPPATGGVRVDRETAGPREEYEDAVRRTKEAVLDGEVYQGVISRTRTIEGDVDDLGLYASLREVNPSPYMYLLRHGDRSVVGASPETLVSVDGDRVVSNPIAGTIRRGASPVEDRKLAGELLADGKERAEHTMLVDLARNDVRRVSEAGSVRVEEFMNVLKYSHVQHIESTVTGTLASDADAFDATRATFPAGTLTGAPKVRAMELIDELELEPRGVYGGGVGYYSWTGDADFAIVIRTATVEHGVRRAGGETDSLTVRAGAGIVADSDPESEYAETEQKMAGVLDAVERIRTDDADDAPASLGAPEVNE; translated from the coding sequence GTGAGCCACGAGGACGAGCGGAGCGAGTCCTCGAACCGAGCGGAGAGCGAAGCGGCCCGCGGGGACGAGGCCGCCCCCACCCTCTCACGCTCCCGGGAGGCGTTCGTCGACCTCGTCGAGGGCGGCGACGGCGCCCGCGTCGTGTACGAGACGGCGACACTCGACACCGACGTCGAACCGCTGACGGCGTACGCCGCGCTCGCCGACCGCGCCGACCACTCGTTCCTGCTGGAGAGCGCAGAGAAGGTGGCCTCCAGCGACCCCGACGGCGCGTTCGCCCCCGGGTCGCGACGCCGCGGCGACGCCCGCAGCGACGGCGGCACCGACGGCGACGCCGAGCGCCACGCGCGGTTCTCGTTCGTCGGCTACGACCCCGAGGCGGTGCTGTCGGTCGGTCCGGGCGGCACCGAGTTGACCGAACTCGGCCCCGCCGCCGACTACGTCGAGATGGCGGGCCCGGAGGCCGGCGACACGGTCGACCGCGTGCGGGCGGCGATGCCCGACCTCGACCGCGTGGGGTTCCCCGACAACGACCGCCAGACGCTCGACGGCGGCTTCGTCGGCTTCCTCGCGTACGACGCGGTGTACGACCTGTGGCTCGAGGAGGTGGGCGTCGAGCGACCCGACCCCGTCGTGCCGGACGCCGAGTTCGTGCTCACCACCAGAACCCTCGCGTTCGACGACCGCGAGGGGAGCGTCTCGCTGGTGTTCACGCCCGTCGTCGGCCCCGACGACGACCCGGGCGAGGTGTACGACCGCCTCGCCGCGGAGGCCGCCGACGTGCAGGACACGCTCCGGGCGGCCGACCCGCCCGCGACGGGCGGCGTCCGGGTCGACCGCGAGACCGCCGGCCCGCGCGAGGAGTACGAGGACGCCGTTCGCCGGACGAAGGAGGCCGTCCTCGACGGCGAGGTGTACCAGGGCGTAATCTCGCGCACGCGAACAATCGAGGGCGACGTGGACGACCTGGGCCTGTACGCGTCGCTGCGCGAGGTGAACCCCTCGCCGTACATGTACCTCCTGCGCCACGGCGACCGCTCGGTGGTGGGTGCGTCGCCCGAGACGCTCGTCTCCGTCGACGGCGACCGCGTCGTCTCCAACCCCATCGCGGGCACCATCCGCCGGGGCGCCTCGCCGGTCGAGGACCGCAAACTCGCGGGCGAGTTGCTCGCCGACGGGAAGGAGCGCGCCGAGCACACAATGCTCGTCGACCTGGCGCGCAACGACGTGCGCCGCGTCTCGGAGGCCGGCAGCGTCCGCGTCGAGGAGTTCATGAACGTCCTGAAGTACAGCCACGTCCAGCACATCGAGTCGACCGTCACGGGGACGCTCGCGAGCGACGCCGACGCGTTCGACGCGACGCGCGCGACGTTCCCCGCGGGGACGCTCACGGGCGCGCCGAAGGTGCGCGCGATGGAGTTGATCGACGAGTTGGAACTGGAGCCGCGCGGCGTGTACGGCGGCGGCGTCGGCTACTACTCGTGGACCGGCGACGCCGACTTCGCCATCGTGATCCGGACCGCGACGGTGGAGCACGGCGTGCGGCGAGCGGGCGGTGAGACCGACTCGCTGACCGTCCGCGCGGGCGCCGGCATCGTCGCAGACTCCGACCCCGAAAGCGAGTACGCCGAGACCGAACAGAAGATGGCGGGCGTGCTCGACGCCGTCGAGCGCATCCGCACGGACGACGCCGACGACGCCCCAGCGTCGCTCGGTGCGCCGGAGGTGAACGAATGA
- the trpD gene encoding anthranilate phosphoribosyltransferase: MQEYIERVTEGEDLSVAEAREASTLVFEGATEAQIGALLSALRAKGETEAEIAGFAQGMREAARTIEPDRDPLVDTCGTGGDDYDTINVSTTSAIVAAGAGVTVAKHGNYSVSSSSGSADVLEVAGVDVDAEPPAVEDAIERDGIGFMLATVFHPAMKAVIGPRKELGMRTIFNVLGPLTNPAGADAQVLGVYDPDLVPMIAEALTHMDVERALVVHGDGMDEIALHGPTTVAEVDGDEVTEFTLTPDDLGLDSAPVDAIAGGTPEANAEDLTGIVTGEVTGPKRDVILANAGAAVYVAGLADSLAEGVEVAAAAIDDGDAADKLAALQD; the protein is encoded by the coding sequence ATGCAAGAGTACATCGAACGCGTGACGGAGGGGGAGGACCTGAGCGTCGCCGAGGCTCGTGAGGCGTCGACGCTCGTCTTCGAGGGGGCGACGGAGGCACAGATCGGCGCGCTGTTGTCGGCGCTGCGGGCGAAAGGCGAGACGGAGGCCGAGATCGCCGGCTTCGCCCAGGGGATGCGCGAGGCCGCCCGGACGATCGAACCCGACCGCGACCCGCTCGTCGACACCTGTGGCACCGGCGGCGACGACTACGACACGATCAACGTCTCGACCACGTCGGCCATCGTCGCCGCGGGCGCGGGCGTCACCGTCGCGAAACACGGCAACTACTCCGTCTCCTCCTCGTCGGGGTCGGCGGACGTGCTGGAGGTCGCGGGCGTCGACGTCGACGCCGAACCGCCCGCCGTCGAAGACGCCATCGAGCGCGACGGGATCGGGTTCATGCTCGCGACCGTCTTCCACCCGGCCATGAAAGCCGTCATCGGCCCGCGCAAGGAGTTGGGGATGCGCACCATCTTCAACGTCCTCGGGCCGCTCACGAACCCCGCCGGCGCCGACGCGCAGGTGCTCGGCGTGTACGACCCCGACCTCGTCCCGATGATCGCCGAGGCGCTCACGCACATGGACGTCGAACGCGCGCTCGTCGTCCACGGCGACGGGATGGACGAAATCGCCCTCCACGGCCCCACGACCGTCGCGGAAGTCGACGGCGACGAGGTGACGGAGTTCACGCTCACTCCCGACGACCTCGGCCTCGACTCGGCCCCGGTCGACGCCATCGCCGGCGGCACGCCCGAGGCGAACGCCGAGGACCTCACCGGCATCGTGACCGGCGAGGTGACCGGGCCGAAGCGTGACGTGATCCTCGCGAACGCCGGTGCCGCGGTGTACGTCGCCGGCCTCGCGGACAGTCTGGCGGAGGGGGTCGAGGTGGCCGCCGCCGCCATCGACGACGGCGACGCCGCCGACAAACTCGCGGCGCTGCAGGACTGA